The Panicum virgatum strain AP13 chromosome 5K, P.virgatum_v5, whole genome shotgun sequence genome has a window encoding:
- the LOC120707190 gene encoding 1-aminocyclopropane-1-carboxylate oxidase 1-like produces MHQAHKFRHYSKERATKCSSSVFSVPTLWHSVLSSLYEPMTGQTEIPVIDLAGLTAGGEERSRTMARLHEACRDWGFFWVENHGVDAALVDEVKRFVYAHYEEHLEARFHASDLAKNLPAAGDEEPSDKVDWEATYFIQHRPRNTTADFPEISPPARAALDAYVAQVVSLAERLAECVGLNLGLPAGHVAAAFAPPFVGTKFAMYPPCPRPGRVWGLRAHTDAGGIILLLQDDAVGGLEFLRGGAEWVPVGPTRGARLFVNIGDQVEVVSCGAYRSVVHRVAAGSEGRRLSVATFYNPGPDAVVAPAVRGDDDAAAAASYPGPYRFGDYLEYYQGTKFGDKDARFQAVKKLLG; encoded by the exons ATGCACCAAGCACACAAGTTCAGACACTACTCCAAGGAGCGAGCTACCAAGTGCAGCAGCAGTGTGTTCAGTGTTCCTACACTTTGGCACTCGGTGCTCTCTAGTCTCTACGAGCCGATGACGGGACAGACGGAGATTCCGGTGATCGACCTCGCCGgcctcaccgccggcggcgaggagaggtCGCGCACCATGGCGCGCCTCCACGAGGCCTGCAGGGACTGGGGCTTCTTCTGG GTGGAGAACCACGGCGTGGACGCGGCGCTCGTGGACGAGGTCAAGCGCTTCGTCTACGCGCACTACGAGGAGCACCTCGAGGCCAGGTTCCACGCCTCCGACCTGGCCAAGAacctgccggcggccggcgacgaggagccCTCCGACAAGGTGGACTGGGAGGCCACCTACTTCATCCAGCACCGCCCCCGGAACACCACCGCCGACTTCCCGGagatctcgccgccggccagggCGGCGCTGGACGCGTACGTCGCCCAGGTGGTGTCCCTCGCGGAGCGCCTGGCCGAGTGCGTGGGCCTCAACCTGGGCCTCCCCGCCGGCCACGTCGCCGCCGCATTCGCGCCGCCGTTCGTGGGCACCAAGTTCGCCATGTACCCGCCCTGCCCGCGCCCGGGCCGCGTGTGGGGCCTGCGCGCGCACACCGACGCCGGCGGCATCATCCTGCTCCTCCAGGACGACGCCGTGGGCGGGCTCGAGTTCCTCCGGGGCGGAGCCGAGTGGGTCCCCGTGGGGCCCACCAGGGGCGCCCGCCTCTTCGTCAACATCGGGGACCAGGTCGAGGTCGTCAGCTGCGGGGCCTACCGGAGCGTCGTGCACCGCGTCGCGGCGGGGagcgaggggcggcggctgtcCGTGGCCACGTTCTACAACCCCGGGCCCGACGccgtggtggcgccggcggtgaggggggacgacgacgcggcggcggcggcctcctacCCGGGGCCCTACAGGTTCGGGGACTACCTCGAGTACTACCAGGGCACCAAGTTCGGCGACAAGGACGCCAGGTTCCAGGCCGTCAAGAAGCTGCTCGGTTGA
- the LOC120707191 gene encoding uncharacterized protein LOC120707191 isoform X2: MEGADGGGAAGLRFLLRFDPEKQPGLDRTTLLGVSLSALLSRLIGWSRDGGWGRGSPAIAGEEAAIGGGGGGSGNAAVSAAALAAAVSLCLAAVYASDQRPRRAPPPQRRRRRRPLPAPDSAASSRPRALPAPEDGLRILSSNDESSENVIHGASVGTGDDEPDIVARVVMIEAAPAETAGANADDGAEPDGSGEEERQRQRQEHERLRELWLSLLEREQRLELRLQELEGLRAQEAAVRELEGRVAAAAAEERLLQLRVATLQEENGSLRAQVEELGAIRAELARAKEKLRATKARVQAELEEAAALRAKVAELERGREETAGALAAEVAELRKANAALEENLELALRLQDARQAAASSVDPALEEDMAEEARYLRESNERLTRQIEQLHDDHCAHLEELVYLKWVNACLRHELRDHDGRPSTQHPDMSALELSRSMSFRSSERAKQLMLLYGHPGLQGFDPALFSPLHESVDGDARSPYYEPERSPYAMSEKPTTSGGGDGGGAAGGKKAGQRKLKFLGNIKKLLPGGGKRGHSSSHGHGGRDGGRKAPAAAAPSDEYLEKAMRWLSTHDVLDGDHSYESTPLSSCARTPLSSVTTATTADSRARGGGHSERGEATRHQAEAGPAMLARSKSDAGRSYGREASPYHALRPDHQASGAGVEPDGFRAPEKREPRRRSEELRSPAAA; the protein is encoded by the exons ATGGAGGGGGCCGACGGCGGAGGAGCAGCCGGGCTGAGGTTCCTCCTCCGGTTCGATCCGGAGAAGCAGCCGGGGCTCGACAGGACAACCCTGCTCGGGGTCTCGCTCTCCGCGCTGCTCTCCCGCCTCATCGGGTGGAGCAGGGACGGCGGCTGGGGGAGAGGGTCCCCAGCGATCGCGGGGGAGGAAGCtgccatcggcggcggcggcggcgggtccgggAACGCCGCCGTgtccgccgccgcgcttgcCGCGGCGGTTTCGCTTTGCCTCGCGGCGGTGTACGCGTCTGAccagcgcccgcgccgcgctccgccgccgcagcgtcggcgtcggcgacggccgCTGCCTGCGCCGGATTCAG CTGCGAGCTCGAGGCCTCGTGCTCTGCCGGCGCCCGAAGACGGGCTCAGGATTCTGTCGTCCAAC GATGAGTCTTCGGAGAACGTGATTCACGGCGCGTCCGTCGGCACCGGAGACGACGAGCCGGATATCGTCGCGCGAGTGGTGATGATCGAGGCCGCGCCGGCCGAAACCGCCGGAGCGAATGCCGACGACGGAGCGGAGCCGGACGGGTCGGGGGAGGaagagcggcagcggcagcggcaggagCACGAGCGGCTGCGGGAGCTGTGGCTGTCGCTGCTGGAGCGCGAGCAGAGGCTGGAGCTCCGGCTGCAGGAGCTCGAGGGCCTCCGGGCGCAGGAGGCTGCCGTGCGGGAGCTCGagggccgcgtcgccgccgccgccgcggaggagcgGCTCCTCCAGCTGAGGGTCGCCACTCTGCAGGAGGAGAACGGGAGCCTCCGGGCGCAGGTGGAGGAGCTGGGCGCCATCCGAGCCGAGCTGGCGCGCGCCAAGGAGAAGCTGCGCGCGACCAAGGCGCGGGTGCAGGCCgagctggaggaggcggcggcgctccgggccaAGGTGGCAGAGCTGGAGAGGGGCCGCGAGGAGACGGCCGGTGCGCTGGCCGCGGAGGTCGCGGAGCTCCGGAAGGCGAACGCCGCGCTGGAGGAGAACTTGGAGCTCGCCCTCAGGCTGCAGGATGCACGGCAGGCTGCTGCATCCTCTGTTGATCCAGCTCTTGAG GAGGACATGGCTGAGGAGGCGAGGTACCTGAGGGAGAGCAACGAGAGGCTGACGAGGCAGATCGAGCAGCTTCACGACGACCACTGCGCGCACCTCGAGGAGCTCGTCTACCTCAAGTGGGTCAACGcctgcctccgccacgagctccgcGACCACGACGGCCGCCCGAGCACCCAGCACCCGGACATGTCGGCCCTGGAGCTGAGCCGGAGCATGAGCTTCCGCTCCAGCGAGAGGGCCAAGCAGCTGATGCTCCTGTACGGCCACCCCGGCCTTCAGGGCTTCGACCCCGCCCTCTTCTCCCCGCTGCACGAGTCCGTCGACGGCGACGCGCGGTCGCCCTACTACGAGCCCGAGAGGAGCCCTTATGCCATGTCAGAGAAGCCGACgacgtccggcggcggcgacggcggcggcgcggcgggggggaAGAAGGCCGGGCAACGCAAGCTCAAGTTCCTGGGCAACATCAAGAAGCTCCTCCCAGGCGGCGGCAAGCGAGGCCACTCATCAAGCCACGGGcacggcgggcgcgacggcggcaggaaggccccggcggcggcggcgccgagcgacgAGTACCTCGAGAAGGCCATGCGGTGGCTGTCGACCCACGACGTGCTCGACGGCGACCACTCGTACGAGAGCACGCCGCTGTCGTCGTGCGCGCGGACGCCGCTGAGCAGCGTGACGACCGCCACGACCGCGGactcgcgcgcgcgcggcggcggccacagcGAGCGCGGGGAGGCGACGCGCCACCAGGCGGAGGCCGGGCCGGCGATGCTGGCGCGGTCGAAGAGTGACGCCGGCAGGTCGTACGGGCGCGAGGCGAGCCCGTACCACGCGCTCCGGCCGGACCACCAGGCCTCCGGCGCCGGGGTCGAGCCGGACGGGTTCCGCGCGCCGGAGAAGCGAGAGCCGAGGAGGCGGTCGGAGGAGCTGAGgagcccggcggcggcatga
- the LOC120707191 gene encoding uncharacterized protein LOC120707191 isoform X1 — MEGADGGGAAGLRFLLRFDPEKQPGLDRTTLLGVSLSALLSRLIGWSRDGGWGRGSPAIAGEEAAIGGGGGGSGNAAVSAAALAAAVSLCLAAVYASDQRPRRAPPPQRRRRRRPLPAPDSVDFPAAASSRPRALPAPEDGLRILSSNDESSENVIHGASVGTGDDEPDIVARVVMIEAAPAETAGANADDGAEPDGSGEEERQRQRQEHERLRELWLSLLEREQRLELRLQELEGLRAQEAAVRELEGRVAAAAAEERLLQLRVATLQEENGSLRAQVEELGAIRAELARAKEKLRATKARVQAELEEAAALRAKVAELERGREETAGALAAEVAELRKANAALEENLELALRLQDARQAAASSVDPALEEDMAEEARYLRESNERLTRQIEQLHDDHCAHLEELVYLKWVNACLRHELRDHDGRPSTQHPDMSALELSRSMSFRSSERAKQLMLLYGHPGLQGFDPALFSPLHESVDGDARSPYYEPERSPYAMSEKPTTSGGGDGGGAAGGKKAGQRKLKFLGNIKKLLPGGGKRGHSSSHGHGGRDGGRKAPAAAAPSDEYLEKAMRWLSTHDVLDGDHSYESTPLSSCARTPLSSVTTATTADSRARGGGHSERGEATRHQAEAGPAMLARSKSDAGRSYGREASPYHALRPDHQASGAGVEPDGFRAPEKREPRRRSEELRSPAAA, encoded by the exons ATGGAGGGGGCCGACGGCGGAGGAGCAGCCGGGCTGAGGTTCCTCCTCCGGTTCGATCCGGAGAAGCAGCCGGGGCTCGACAGGACAACCCTGCTCGGGGTCTCGCTCTCCGCGCTGCTCTCCCGCCTCATCGGGTGGAGCAGGGACGGCGGCTGGGGGAGAGGGTCCCCAGCGATCGCGGGGGAGGAAGCtgccatcggcggcggcggcggcgggtccgggAACGCCGCCGTgtccgccgccgcgcttgcCGCGGCGGTTTCGCTTTGCCTCGCGGCGGTGTACGCGTCTGAccagcgcccgcgccgcgctccgccgccgcagcgtcggcgtcggcgacggccgCTGCCTGCGCCGGATTCAG TGGATTTTCCTGCAGCTGCGAGCTCGAGGCCTCGTGCTCTGCCGGCGCCCGAAGACGGGCTCAGGATTCTGTCGTCCAAC GATGAGTCTTCGGAGAACGTGATTCACGGCGCGTCCGTCGGCACCGGAGACGACGAGCCGGATATCGTCGCGCGAGTGGTGATGATCGAGGCCGCGCCGGCCGAAACCGCCGGAGCGAATGCCGACGACGGAGCGGAGCCGGACGGGTCGGGGGAGGaagagcggcagcggcagcggcaggagCACGAGCGGCTGCGGGAGCTGTGGCTGTCGCTGCTGGAGCGCGAGCAGAGGCTGGAGCTCCGGCTGCAGGAGCTCGAGGGCCTCCGGGCGCAGGAGGCTGCCGTGCGGGAGCTCGagggccgcgtcgccgccgccgccgcggaggagcgGCTCCTCCAGCTGAGGGTCGCCACTCTGCAGGAGGAGAACGGGAGCCTCCGGGCGCAGGTGGAGGAGCTGGGCGCCATCCGAGCCGAGCTGGCGCGCGCCAAGGAGAAGCTGCGCGCGACCAAGGCGCGGGTGCAGGCCgagctggaggaggcggcggcgctccgggccaAGGTGGCAGAGCTGGAGAGGGGCCGCGAGGAGACGGCCGGTGCGCTGGCCGCGGAGGTCGCGGAGCTCCGGAAGGCGAACGCCGCGCTGGAGGAGAACTTGGAGCTCGCCCTCAGGCTGCAGGATGCACGGCAGGCTGCTGCATCCTCTGTTGATCCAGCTCTTGAG GAGGACATGGCTGAGGAGGCGAGGTACCTGAGGGAGAGCAACGAGAGGCTGACGAGGCAGATCGAGCAGCTTCACGACGACCACTGCGCGCACCTCGAGGAGCTCGTCTACCTCAAGTGGGTCAACGcctgcctccgccacgagctccgcGACCACGACGGCCGCCCGAGCACCCAGCACCCGGACATGTCGGCCCTGGAGCTGAGCCGGAGCATGAGCTTCCGCTCCAGCGAGAGGGCCAAGCAGCTGATGCTCCTGTACGGCCACCCCGGCCTTCAGGGCTTCGACCCCGCCCTCTTCTCCCCGCTGCACGAGTCCGTCGACGGCGACGCGCGGTCGCCCTACTACGAGCCCGAGAGGAGCCCTTATGCCATGTCAGAGAAGCCGACgacgtccggcggcggcgacggcggcggcgcggcgggggggaAGAAGGCCGGGCAACGCAAGCTCAAGTTCCTGGGCAACATCAAGAAGCTCCTCCCAGGCGGCGGCAAGCGAGGCCACTCATCAAGCCACGGGcacggcgggcgcgacggcggcaggaaggccccggcggcggcggcgccgagcgacgAGTACCTCGAGAAGGCCATGCGGTGGCTGTCGACCCACGACGTGCTCGACGGCGACCACTCGTACGAGAGCACGCCGCTGTCGTCGTGCGCGCGGACGCCGCTGAGCAGCGTGACGACCGCCACGACCGCGGactcgcgcgcgcgcggcggcggccacagcGAGCGCGGGGAGGCGACGCGCCACCAGGCGGAGGCCGGGCCGGCGATGCTGGCGCGGTCGAAGAGTGACGCCGGCAGGTCGTACGGGCGCGAGGCGAGCCCGTACCACGCGCTCCGGCCGGACCACCAGGCCTCCGGCGCCGGGGTCGAGCCGGACGGGTTCCGCGCGCCGGAGAAGCGAGAGCCGAGGAGGCGGTCGGAGGAGCTGAGgagcccggcggcggcatga
- the LOC120707193 gene encoding lycopene epsilon cyclase, chloroplastic-like, translating to MGLTGAAISAPLGCRGLPRGAVGGGGDKARRAGAERWRRAGAGRRSGGAKVRCVATEKNDETAAAAVGVEFADEEDYRKGGGGEILYVQMQATKPMESQSKIASKLLPISDENSVLDLVIIGCGPAGLSLASESAKKGLTVGLIGPDLPFTNNYGVWEDEFKDLGLENCIEHVWKDTIVYLDNNKPILIGRSYGRVHRDLLHEELLRRCYEAGVTYLNSKVDKIIESPDGHRVVCCERGREILCRLAIVASGAASGRLLEYEVGGPRVCVQTAYGVEVEVENNPYDPSLMVFMDYRDCFQQKFSDSEQENPTFLYAMPMSSTRVFFEETCLASKDAMPFDILKKRLMYRLDAMGVRILKVHEEEWSYIPVGGSLPNTDQKNLAFGAAASMVHPATGYSVVRSLSEAPRYASVISDILRNRVPAQFLAGSSQNYSPSMLAWRTLWPQERKRQRSFFLFGLALIIQLNNEGIQTFFEAFFRVPKWMWQGFLGSTLSSVDLILFSFYMFAIAPNQLRMNLVRHLLSDPTGSTMIKTYLTL from the exons ATGGGGCTCACGGGCGCGGCCATCTCCGCGCCGCTCGGCTGCCGCGGGCTGCCGCGcggcgcggtcggcggcggaggcgacaaGGCGCGGAGGGCGGGGGCGgagaggtggcggcgggcgggcgcgggTCGGCGCTCGGGCGGCGCGAAGGTGAGGTGCGTGGCGACCGAGAAGAACgacgagacggcggcggcggcggtcggcgtcgaGTTCGCGGACGAGGAGGACTAccgcaagggcggcggcggcgagattcTCTACGTGCAAATGCAGGCCACCAAGCCCATGGAAAGCCAGTCCAAGATCGCCTCCAAG ctgctgcccatatCCGATGAAAATTCAGTACTTGATTTGGTTATCATTGGCTGTGGTCCTGCTGGTCTTTCTCTAGCTTCAGAGTCAGCCAAGAAAGGGCTCACTGTAGGTCTTATTGGCCCTGACCTTCCATTCACGAACAACTATGGTGTCTGGGAGGATGAATTCAAAG ATCTTGGTCTAGAGAACTGTATCGAGCATGTCTGGAAGGATACTATTGTCTACCTAGACAATAATAAACCAATACTGATTGGCCGTTCCTATGGCAGGGTGCACCGTGACCTGCTGCATGAGGAGTTACTGAGAAG ATGCTATGAAGCTGGCGTTACATACCTCAACTCAAAAGTGGACAAGATCATCGAATCTCCAGATGGTCATAGAGTAGTCTGTTGTGAAAGGGGCCGTGAGATACTCTGCAGGCTTGCCATTGTTGCTTCGGGGGCAGCATCTGGTAGGCTTCTGGAGTATGAGGTTGGAGGTCCCCGTGTCTGTGTACAGACTGCATATGGAGTAGAAGTTGAG GTCGAAAACAATCCATATGATCCCAGTTtaatggttttcatggactacagAGATTGTTTCCAACAGAAATTCTCAGACTCTGAACAAGAAAATCCAACTTTCCTGTATGCTATGCCTATGTCGTCCACGCGAGTTTTCTTTGAG GAAACATGTTTAGCCTCTAAAGATGCGATGCCCTTTGATATACTTAAGAAGAGATTAATGTATCGGTTGGATGCAATGGGAGTTCGAATCCTGAAAGTTCACGAGGAG GAATGGTCCTACATTCCTGTTGGAGGGTCCTTACCGAATACAGATCAGAAAAATCTTGCATTTGGTGCTGCAGCAAGTATGGTGCATCCTGCAACAG GCTACTCAGTGGTCAGATCTTTATCTGAGGCTCCAAGATATGCCTCTGTAATATCCGATATCTTAAGGAACCGAGTTCCTGCACAATTTTTGGCAGGAAGTTCTCAAAATTACAGTCCATCAATGCTCG CATGGAGAACACTATGGCCTCAAGAAAGAAAACGCCAACGATCCTTCTTCCTTTTCGGATTGGCATTGATAATCCAACTGAATAATGAAGGCATACAAACATTCTTCGAAGCCTTTTTCAGGGTGCCGAAATG GATGTGGCAAGGGTTCTTGGGCTCAACCCTTTCATCGGTGGATCTAATACTGTTTTCATTCTACATGTTCGCCATAGCTCCGAACCAATTGCGAATGAACCTCGTCAGACATCTCCTCTCTGACCCAACAGGCTCGACAATGATCAAGACCTACCTGACCTTGTAA
- the LOC120707194 gene encoding U-box domain-containing protein 35-like, which produces MQGGPLSPDEYRAASPLPHQAAPTIVVAIDRDRNSQLAAKWVVDHLLSSASHIILLHVAAHHQPSNHGSSTAETTHGSLEAEMKELFAPYRGLFSRNAQVDVSEVVLEEADVSKAILGYITANKIQSIALGGACRNAFTKKFKNADVPSTLMKCAPDYCSIYVVAKGRAVNVRLARCGVPPFAGADILRDAESLRGSALYARRGSRGYLPPATPPDAARRSVDGRTLPELTTRPPFRERSLPGSATKNVSVMVVPLSKDHSDASIRSARHDSLSEFDLGSSMDFGENLDMSTTLAASPGHEPMSPASGAHRELEAEMRRLRLELRQTMDMYNAACREAINAKQRAKEMQLLKLEDARRLEEARHAEEAALALAEMEKAKCRAAMEAAEAAQRLADLEAQRRRNAEVRARREADEKVRALDAISGHDFRYRRYHIDEIEAATERFSDGLKIGEGGYGPVYRAALDHTPVAIKVLRPDAHQGRKQFQQEVEVLSCIRHPNMVLLLGACPEYGCLVYEYMDNGSLEDRLYRRGGSPPIPWSQRFRIAAEVATALLFLHQTKPEPLVHRDLKPANILLDRNFVSKISDVGLARLVPPAVADSVTQYRLTATAGTFCYIDPEYQQTGKLGVKSDIYSLGVLLLQVVTARPPMGLTHHVEKAIDAGTFHQMLDATVKDWPVDEALGFAKLALKCTEMRRRDRPDLATVILPELNRLRNLGIAYDACVTAAAAASGGGDAGAHASVSSTTTLQGGSWKTAES; this is translated from the exons ATGCAGGGAGGCCCTCTGAGCCCGGACGAGTACCGGGCCgcgtcgccgctgccgcaccAGGCGGCGCCCACCATCGTCGTGGCCATCGACCGCGACCGGAACAGCCAGCTGGCCGCCAAGTGGGTCGTGGACCACCTCCTCTCCAGCGCCTCCCACATCATCCTCCTCCACGTCGCCGCCCACCACCAGCCCTCCAACC ATGGATCTTCCACGGCGGAGACGACGCATGGCTCGCTGGAGGCTGAGATGAAGGAGCTCTTCGCCCCCTACAGAGGATTATTCAGCCGGAACGCG CAGGTGGATGTGTCCGAGGTCGTATTGGAGGAGGCAGACGTGTCCAAGGCCATTCTAGGTTACATCACTGCAAACAAGATCCAGAGCATCGCGCTCGGCGGAGCATGCAGAAATGCATTCACCAA GAAATTCAAGAACGCGGACGTGCCGTCGACCCTGATGAAGTGCGCGCCGGACTACTGCAGCATCTACGTCGTGGCCAAGGGCAGGGCCGTCAACGTCCGGCTCGCCAGGTGCGGCGTGCCGCCCTTCGCCGGCGCCGACATCCTCCGGGACGCCGAGTCCCTCCGGGGGTCGGCGCTGTACGCGCGGCGCGGCTCCAGGGGGTacctgccgccggcgacgccgcccgacgcggcGAGGCGCTCCGTCGACGGCCGCACCCTGCCGGAGCTCACCACGCGGCCGCCGTTCCGGGAGCGCTCGCTCCCGGGCTCGGCGACCAAGAACGTTAGCGTGATGGTGGTGCCGCTGTCCAAGGACCACTCCGACGCGTCCATCCGGTCGGCGAGGCACGACTCCCTCTCCGAGTTCGACTTGGGCTCCTCCATGGACTTCGGCGAGAACCTCGACATGTCCACCACGCTCGCCGCCAGCCCCGGTCACGAGCCCATGTCGCCGGCATCCGGC GCGCATCGGGAGTTGGAGGCCGAGATGCGGCGGCTCCGTCTGGAGCTCCGGCAGACGATGGACATGTACAACGCGGCGTGCAGGGAGGCCATCAACGCCAAGCAGCGCGCCAAGGAGATGCAGCTGCTCAAGCTGGAGGACGCGCGGCGGCTGGAGGAGGCCCGGcacgcggaggaggcggcgctggcgctggccgAGATGGAGAAGGCCAAGTGCCGCGCCGCCATGGAGGCCGCCGAGGCGGCGCAGCGGCTGGCCGACCTGGAGGCCCAGCGGCGGCGCAACGCCGAGGTGCGCGCCCGCCGCGAGGCCGACGAGAAGGTGCGCGCCCTGGACGCCATCTCCGGCCACGACTTCCGCTACCGCCGCTACCACATCGACGAGATCGAGGCGGCCACCGAGCGCTTCTCCGACGGCCTCAAGATCGGCGAGGGCGGCTACGGCCCCGTGTACCGCGCCGCCCTCGACCACACCCCCGTCGCCATCAAGGTGCTCCGCCCCGACGCGCACCAGGGCCGCAAGCAGTTCCAGCAGGAGGTGGAGGTGCTCAGCTGCATCCGCCACCCCAACATGGTGCTCCTCCTCGGCGCCTGCCCCGAGTACGGCTGCCTCGTCTACGAGTACATGGACAACGGCAGCCTCGAGGACCGCCTCTACCGCCGCGGCGGCTCGCCGCCGATCCCCTGGAGCCAGCGCTTCCGGATCGCGGCGGAGGTCGCCACGGCGCTGCTCTTCCTGCACCAGACCAAGCCAGAGCCGCTGGTGCACCGGGACCTCAAGCCGGCCAACATCCTGCTCGACCGCAACTTCGTCAGCAAGATCAGCGACGTCGGGCTGGCGCGCCTCgtgccgccggcggtggcggacaGCGTCACGCAGTACCGgctgacggcgacggcgggcacCTTCTGCTACATCGACCCGGAGTACCAGCAGACGGGGAAGCTGGGGGTCAAGTCGGACATCTACTCCCTcggcgtgctgctgctgcaggtaGTCACCGCGCGGCCGCCCATGGGGCTCACGCACCACGTCGAGAAGGCCATCGACGCCGGCACCTTCCACCAGATGCTCGACGCCACCGTCAAGGACTGGCCCGTCGACGAGGCGCTCGGCTTCGCCAAGCTCGCGCTCAAGTGCACGGAGATGCGGCGCAGGGACCGCCCGGACCTCGCCACCGTCATCCTGCCGGAGCTCAACCGGCTGAGGAACCTCGGCATCGCCTACGACGCGTGCGtcacggccgcggccgccgccagcggcggcggcgacgctggcGCGCACGCCAGCGTCAGCTCCACGACGACGCTGCAGGGCGGCTCGTGGAAAACGGCCGAGAGCTAG